A genomic window from Maylandia zebra isolate NMK-2024a linkage group LG20, Mzebra_GT3a, whole genome shotgun sequence includes:
- the LOC101477158 gene encoding transcription initiation factor TFIID subunit 4, with protein MRLTNERSWEKMAAGSDLLGDVFLSTEVDEKVVSDLDGSLKSELTETRRDNTTARAPSAENHGRNSALGSSLNVQGSKMGLSQQELAKAGTGAQGGVSNSTGSLGSSMDGAAGITSTAGPSVTATQSQSKSDAASGVVMVTLDATAGAGRPGATDAQTLNGGAVVMNCQITAGGPADSNNSQPGAVTLLNNGPVSKPSAAGLPGTPSTIIRATLNAQNVVTSSVISSQPSVKTVPTITLVRPPMQTFMNPSPSTGSPTTVLTSPSVSVTSTTGSPASKTDCPKVILPTGAHVVASVVATGTTVRSPTVLQGLRTSVPSTVAATPGGIRTIVPQVLAPRLAQPQQNAPNIQNIQLPPGMVLVRSESGQLLMIPQQALAQMQAQSQSAMTPRPPAPTSTPPVQITSLQAPGAPLLARPVTPTTIIKQCSTVQTTVTATTALQRPPVLQNTIMLGGVATTAGQPLGTATTVQPGSASTAVAQRVGPVGATATPVTPTPVTAETLENVKKCRNFLSTLIKLASSGKQSSETTANVKELVKNLLEAKIEPEDFTSRLYQELNSSPQPYLVPFLKRSLPALRQMTPDSEAFIQQSLLPQLSPQPAAAASTALTAVVLRPPLSTTITTTTSPATTKTTVISLTQTPHSKPGLIVPQQQGTIVRPPVTLAQSAVVTLRGQTHSRIIVGQPQVIKQLQTIPAVKQTLAPAPKGIQAFSQPSFGAAQKNKLKEGGGTFRDDDDINDVASMAGVNLSEESARILATNSELVGMVTRSCKDETFLSTSLLTRIVLDIGKKFSVSELGTDVINYISHATQQRLQDILEKVSHVAQQKNLTFKEDEQYEQASDVRTQLKFFEQLDQMEKQRKEEQEREILLKAAKSRSRQEDPEQLRLKQKAKEMQQQELAQIRQREANLTALAAIGPRKKRKMDSPGRGANAEGSGSCPSQTGGSGGTGSRQFMRQRITRVNLRDLLFCLENERGTSHSHLLYKGFLK; from the exons ATGCGTCTCACGAACGAGCGTAGCTGGGAAAAGATGGCGGCGGGCTCCGATTTGCTGGGTGATGTTTTCTTGAGCACAGAGGTGGACGAAAAAGTAGTTAGTGACCTAGATGGATCCCTGAAGTCTGAACTAACAGAAACAAGGCGCGATAACACAACCGCTAGGGCCCCGTCTGCAGAAAATCATGGCAGAAACTCAGCTCTAGGTAGTAGTTTAAATGTTCAGGGTAGCAAAATGGGACTTTCACAACAAGAGCTTGCTAAAGCAG GGACAGGAGCGCAAGGAGGTGTCAGTAACAGTACGGGGTCCCTGGGTTCAAGCATGGATGGGGCAGCAGGGATCACATCGACGGCAGGACCGAGTGTGACAGCCACTCAGAGTCAGTCCAAGTCGGACGCAGCCAGTGGAGTTGTTATGGTTACACTAGATGCAACAGCTGGCGCTGGCAGACCTGGAGCGACCGATGCGCAAACTCTGAATGGAGGTGCCGTGGTGATGAACTGTCAAATAACCGCAGGCGGACCCGCTGACAGCAACAACTCGCAGCCCGGTGCTGTCACACTCCTCAACAACGGACCTGTGAGCAAACCAAGCGCAGCAGGTCTGCCTGGAACACCTAGTACTATTATCCGAGCTACTTTGAACGCGCAAAATGTTGTGACTTCGTCTGTTATCTCGTCCCAGCCTTCTGTGAAAACTGTTCCCACAATCACGCTGGTGAGGCCACCTATGCAAACCTTCATGAACCCTTCACCAAGTACAGGCAGTCCAACCACAGTTTTAACGTCACCGTCTGTCAGTGTTACCAGCACAACTGGCTCTCCTGCTAGCAAAACTGACTGCCCAAAAGTTATCTTGCCTACTGGTGCCCACGTCGTGGCTTCAGTTGTTGCTACAGGGACGACAGTGAGGAGTCCGACTGTTTTGCAGGGCTTGAGGACTTCAGTACCTTCAACAGTTGCTGCAACTCCCGGTGGAATACGAACTATTGTTCCACAGGTGTTAGCTCCTCGACTCGCTCAGCCTCAACAAAACGCCCCAAATATCCAAAACATTCAGCTGCCTCCAG GAATGGTCTTGGTTCGCAGTGAGAGTGGGCAACTGCTGATGATTCCCCAGCAGGCTTTGGCTCAAATGCAAGCTCAGTCACAAAGCGCCATGACTCCACGACCTCCAGCTCCCACAAGCACTCCACCTGTCCAGATCACATCCCTACAG GCACCAGGTGCACCACTGCTGGCTCGTCCTGTTACTCCCACCACCATTATTAAACAGTGTTCCACAGTTCAGACCACTGTGACAGCTACCACCGCACTACAGAGGCCTCCTGTTCTGCAG AACACCATCATGCTGGGAGGAGTTGCTACCACCGCAGGACAGCCGCTAGGAACCGCCACCACAGTGCAGCCCGGATCCGCCTCCACAGCAGTAGCACAGAGGGTGGGGCCCGTTGGAGCTACTGCAACCCCTGTCACTCCGACACCTGTCACAGCT GAGACGCTGgagaatgtgaaaaaatgtaGAAATTTTCTGTCGACACTGATCAAGCTGGCATCCAGCGGGAAACAGTCGTCTGAGACCACAGCTAATGTTAAGGAGCTCGTCAAGAACCTACTg GAAGCAAAGATAGAGCCAGAAGATTTTACCAGTAGGTTATACCAGGAGCTCAACTCATCACCGCAGCCATACCTTGTACCTTTTCTCAAG AGAAGTCTTCCAGCGCTGCGCCAGATGACCCCAGATTCAGAGGCCTTCATCCAACAAAGCCTGCTGCCTCAGCTGAGCCCTCAGCCTGCAGCCGCAGCCTCCACAGCACTCACTGCTGTGGTGCTGCGACCTCCTCTCTCCACCACCATCACTACAACCACCAGCCCTGCCACAACCAAAACCACAGTTATCAGCCTTACACAGACGCCTCACAGTAAACCGGGActg ATAGTACCCCAGCAACAGGGGACCATTGTGAGGCCACCGGTGACGCTGGCTCAGTCTGCCGTGGTAACACTGAGAGGACAAACTCACAGTCGCATCATCGTGGGCCAGCCACAGGTTatcaaacagctacaaacaa TACCAGCAGTGAAGCAGACATTGGCTCCAGCACCCAAAGGAATACAAGCTTTCAGTCAGCCTTCCTTCGGTGCAGCTCAGAAGAACAAGCTGAAGGAAGGAGGAGGCACTTTCAG GGACGATGACGATATCAACGATGTGGCCTCAATGGCAGGAGTCAACTTGTCAGAAGAGAGTGCCCGTATCTTAGCAACCAACTCCGAGCTTGTTGGCATGGTGACTCGTTCCTGTAAGGACGAGACCTTCCTTTCCACCTCTTTACTCACCCGGATAGTTCTGGACATTG GTAAGAAGTTCAGTGTCAGTGAGTTGGGCACAGATGTGATCAACTACATTTCCCATGCCACACAGCAGCGCCTGCAAGACATACTGGAAAAGGTGTCGCATGTTGCACAGCAGAAGAACTTGACTTTTAAG GAAGATGAACAGTATGAGCAGGCGAGCGATGTGCGAACCCAGCTCAAATTCTTTGAGCAGCTGGATCAAATGGAGAAGCAAAGgaaggaagagcaggagagagagatccTGTTGAAAGCTGCCAAG TCTCGGTCACGGCAAGAAGACCCGGAGCAACTCCGACTGAAACAGAAGGCCAAAGAA atgcagcagcaggagctggcTCAAATCAGGCAGAGAGAAGCCAACCTAACAGCGCTGGCAGCAATCGGCCCAAGGAAAAAGCGGAAAATGGACTCACCGGGTAGAGGTGCCAATGCAGAG GGATCAGGGTCGTGTCCCTCTCAGACTGGAGGCTCAGGTGGAACAGGCTCCAGACAGTTTATGCGACAGCGCATCACTAGAGTcaacctcagggacctgctctTCTGTCTGGAGAATGAAAGAGGAACCAGTCACTCACACCTGCTCTATAAAGGCTTCCTCAAATAG